From one Xiphias gladius isolate SHS-SW01 ecotype Sanya breed wild chromosome 12, ASM1685928v1, whole genome shotgun sequence genomic stretch:
- the faah2b gene encoding fatty-acid amide hydrolase 2-B, with the protein MGLSRVEKVQVWVFKAVMGVLAMLFRLLSPRRPAVAGKKLPPARNPLLVVSATQLAKRIRRKEVSSVEVVQAYIDRIQEVNPFLNAVIKDRFTAALQEAALVDKLIEEETGGEEVLEDRLPLLGVPLSVKESFALQGMPCTTGVIARRGVVATVDAPPVALLKRAGAIPLGVTNTSELCMWYESHNHLHGTTNNPYDLERIPGGSSGGEGSIIGAAGAVIGIGSDIGGSIRMPCFFNGIFGHKTTPGVVSSDNQYPPVSGRHEEYLSTGPMCRYAEDLLPMLKIMAGPNAHMLSLNTKVDLKKLRFFTIPHDGGSLLTNPLSKELRDIQRKVVEHLEADLGVEVQEVHFPELRYSFQIWDTYMGLPDKDGKPPVAFAMLMGEPGPPVWPLWELLKWMMGKSEHTMAAISLALLEMTHTSKPSTLTIQRKEKLQKDVDELLGTDGIFLYPSHPRVAPKHHHPLFRPFDFTYTGIINILGLPVTQCPLGLGEEGLPLGLQVVGGKLQDHLTLAVALYLEKKFGGWRDPGAI; encoded by the exons ATGGGTCTGAGCCGCGTGGAAAAGGTTCAGGTATGGGTCTTCAAGGCGGTCATGGGAGTCCTCGCCATGCTTTTCCGGCTCCTCTCGCCTCGGCGACCCGCAGTGGCCGGGAAGAAGCTGCCGCCCGCCCGCAACCCGCTGCTGGTCGTGTCAGCGACGCAGCTCGCCAAGAGGATCCGGCGAAAAGAG GTGTCAAGTGTGGAGGTGGTGCAGGCTTACATTGACAGGATCCAGGAAGTCAACCCCTTTCTGAACGCTGTTATAAAAGACAG GTTTACTGCTGCCCTCCAGGAGGCGGCCCTGGTTGATAAGCTGATAGAGGAGGAaactggaggagaggaggtgctggAGGACCGACTGCCTTTACTGGGAGTCCCACTCTCTGTCAAAGAGTCCTTTGCTCTCCAGG GGATGCCCTGCACTACAGGTGTGATCGCCAGGCGAGGAGTCGTGGCCACCGTCGACGCTCCACCGGTGGCCCTGCTGAAGAGAGCGGGGGCCATCCCGCTGGGCGTCACCAACACCAGCGAGCTTTGTATGTGGTACGAGTCCCACAACCACCTGCACGGCACCACCAACAACCCGTACGACCTGGAGAGGATACCAGGCGGAAGCTCAG GGGGAGAGGGCAGTATAATTGGAGCAGCAGGCGCCGTCATTGGCATAGGCTCAGACATCGGCGGCAGCATCCGCATGCCCTGTTTCTTCAACGgaatatttggtcataaaaccaCTCCGG gtgttGTGTCCTCTGACAACCAGTACCCTCCTGTCTCCGGCAGACATGAGGAGTACCTCAGTACTGGTCCCATGTGCCGCTACGCTGAGGACCTGCTGCCCATGCTCAAGATCATGGCGGGACCCAATGCTCACAT GTTGTCCTTAAACACGAAGGTTGACCTGAAGAAGCTGCGGTTCTTCACCATCCCTCATGATGGGGGCTCTCTTCTGACAAACCCCCTCAGCAAAGAGCTCAGGGACATTCAGAGGAAG GTGGTGGAGCATCTGGAGGCAGATCTCGGAGTAGAAGTCCAAGAAGTGCATTTCCCTGAGCTCCGCTATAGCTTCCAGATCTGGGACACCTACATGGGTCTTCCTGATAAGGACGGCAAG CCTCCTGTGGCATTTGCTATGCTGATGGGGGAACCAGGACCACCAGTGTGGCCTCTGTGGGAGCTGCTGAAATGGATGATGGGAAAATCGGAGCATACCATGGCTGCTATCa GTCTGGCCCTGCTGGAGATGACCCATACGTCCAAACCGTCAACCCTCACCATCCAGCGGAAGGAGAAGCTGCAGAAGGACGTGGACGAGCTGCTAGGCACTGATGGTATTTTTCTTTACCCCTCGCACCCCAGAGTGGCACCGAAACACCACCACCCGCTCTTCAGACCCTTCGACTTCACCTACACTG GTATAATCAACATCCTTGGGCTGCCAGTCACCCAGTGTCCTCTGGGTCTGGGCGAGGAGGGTCTGCCCCTGGGTCTGCAGGTTGTAGGTGGGAAGCTGCAGGACCATCTAACCCTGGCTGTGGCCCTCTACCTGGAGAAGAAGTTTGGAGGCTGGAGGGACCCCGGAGCCATCTAA